From Echinicola jeungdonensis, the proteins below share one genomic window:
- a CDS encoding LemA family protein gives MKKAIIPILIIAVVGIFVYTKAVGTYNQFVKTEENIKGQWAEVETQYQRRSDLIPNLVNTVKGYADFEQETLEGVINARAKATSVNIDANNLSPDKIAQFQQAQDQLSGSLSRLLVTVERYPNLKANQNFLDLQAQLEGTENRISVARRKFNQSVQAYNSNLRTFPNNLFADWYGFDQKGYFEATEGAENAPSVEF, from the coding sequence ATGAAAAAAGCAATTATTCCAATTCTGATTATTGCCGTTGTCGGCATTTTTGTGTACACCAAAGCGGTGGGTACTTACAACCAATTTGTTAAAACGGAAGAAAATATCAAAGGCCAATGGGCAGAAGTGGAAACCCAGTATCAAAGAAGATCAGACCTTATCCCAAATCTGGTCAATACAGTAAAGGGATATGCAGATTTTGAGCAGGAGACTTTGGAGGGTGTCATCAATGCAAGGGCCAAAGCTACATCTGTAAATATTGATGCCAATAATCTGAGTCCAGATAAAATAGCTCAATTCCAACAAGCTCAAGATCAATTGAGTGGCAGTCTAAGTCGCTTATTGGTGACTGTGGAGCGATATCCCAACCTAAAAGCCAATCAAAACTTCCTGGATCTCCAGGCCCAATTGGAAGGTACCGAAAACAGGATTTCAGTGGCCAGAAGGAAATTCAACCAATCCGTACAGGCTTATAATTCAAATTTGAGGACTTTCCCCAATAACCTCTTTGCAGACTGGTACGGATTTGACCAAAAAGGTTATTTTGAAGCCACAGAGGGTGCGGAAAATGCTCCTTCTGTGGAATTTTAA